CGCGCCGACGCCCCCATCCAGGACGCGGTGGCCCTCATGGTGCGCGAGCGCCTGACCGGACAGGCGCCGCCGGCCGACGCGCGCAAGATCGTCGATCTCTGGCGCGACTATATCGAGGCGCGCGCGGACAAGGACCTTTCCCGCCTCACCGACGTGCTGGGCGACCAGAAGAAGTTCGGCGAGATCACCCGCGATCTCCTCACCTCGCTCGAAATGGGCGAGGACCGCGGCCTCGAAAACGAGGACGACAACGAGAGCGACGAGGAATCCTCCGGAAATCAGGAGCAGGGCGACGAAGACGCCCAGCGTTCCGAGGACGACACGCAGGACGGCGCTACCGAGGTGGAAGCCGAAATGTCCCAGGAGGAGCTGCCCGACAGCGCCTCGGAGAGCGAAGCCGGTCCGCCCGCCGAAATGCCGGACGATGCGGAACTGGGCGATTCCGACGAGGCCGCCGAGCCGTGGCAGCCCCGCCAGCCCCCTGCGCACGACACCAAGGGGCCGGAGTATCACGCCTACACGACGAAGTTCGACGAGGAGACCTCCGCCGAGGAGCTCTGCGACGCCGAGGAGCTGACGCGCCTGCGCGCCTATCTCGACAAGCAGTTGAACAACCTTCAGGGCGTCGTGGCCCGCCTCGCCAACCGCCTCCAGCGCCGCCTCCTGGCGCAGCAGAACCGGGCGTGGGAGTTCGATCTGGAGGAAGGCGTGCTGGACCCGGCCCGCCTCTCCCGCGTGGTCACCGATCCCACCGCCGCGCTCTCCTTCAAGCGCGAGCGCGACACCGAGTTCCGCGACACGGTGGTGACGCTGCTCATCGACAATTCCGGCTCCATGCGCGGCCGGCCGATCACGGTCGCTGCCACCTGCGCCGACATTCTCGCCCGCACGCTGGAGCGTTGCGCGGTGAAGGTGGAGGTGCTCGGCTTCACCACCCGCGCCTGGAAGGGCGGTCAGTCCCGCGAGGCGTGGCTGGCGGGCGGCAAGCCGGCCAATCCGGGCCGCCTCAACGACCTGCGCCACATCGTCTACAAGTCCGCCGACGCCCCCTGGCGCCGCGCCCGGCGCAACCTCGGCCTGATGATGCGCGAGGGGCTGCTGAAGGAGAATATCGACGGCGAGGCGCTCGACTGGGCGCACAAGCGCCTGCTCGGCCGGCCCGAGGCGCGCAAGATCCTGATGATGATCTCCGACGGCGCGCCGGTGGACGATTCCACCCTCTCGGTGAATGCCGGCAATTATCTCGAGCGCCATCTGCGCCATATCATCACGCAGATCGAGGACCGCTCGCCGGTGGAGCTCATCGCCATCGGCATCGGCCATGACGTCACGCGCTATTACAAGCGTGCCGTGACCATCGTGGACGCCGAGGAGCTGGGCGGCGCCATGACCGAGAAGCTGGCGGAGCTGTTCGACGACAAGCCCGCCCCCGCTCCGCGCGGCCGGCGCCTGCACTGATGCGCCTCGTCAGCCGCCGCACCGCCCTCACGAGCCTCGTGGCGGCGGGCGGCGCGCTCGCCGCGCACAGGGCCTTTGCCAAGCCGCGCGAATTTCCCCTCGATCCCGTGCGGATCGAGGTGGAGGCCCGGGACATCACCCATTTCCAGCCCATGGCCGAAGCGATCCGCTTCGGCAAGCTGGAGTTTCGCGGCGGGCTGGTGCTCACCTCGTCCTATCCGGGCTTCGGCGGCATCTCGGGCTTCGCGCTTCAGCGGGACGGCCGGCGCTTTCTTGCCGTGACCGACGCCGGCCTGCTCTTGGACGGAGAATTGGCCACGGACGGCGACCGGCCCACGGGCCTTGCCAACGTGCGGGCCTGCGCGCTGAAGGACGACCGGGGCCGCCCCCTGGCGCTTCAGGGGCGGGAGGATGCCGAATCCCTCACCCTCTCGCCACGCGGCGTGTTCGTCGGCCTCGAAACCATCAATGAGATCTGGCTGTATCCCGCCGATCCCATGGGCCAGATCGGCATGCGCATCGACGTGCCTCCGGGTGTGAAGGCGCTGCGCTTCAATCTCGGTCTGGAGAGCCTTGCATACGCAGCCGAGGGGCCGCTCGGCGGCACGCTCATCGCTATCGGCGAAGAGGGCGCGAGCAAGAGCGCGGACCTTCCCGGCTTCCTCATCGGCGGGCCAACGCCCGGCACCTTCACCATCGCCAAGAGCGGACCCTTCAACGGCACGGATGCCTGCGTGGGACCGGACGGGGTCCTCTATCTGCTGGAGCGGCATTTCTCCTTCAGCACCGGCGTGCTCATGCAGGTACGCCGCTTTTCCATGTCGGACGTGAAGCCGGGCGCGCGCCTCTCCGGCGAGATTTTGTTCACCGCCGACATGGCCTATGAGATCGACAATATGGAAGGCCTCGCCGTGACGCGGAACGCCGCCGGCGAGATCCTCCTGACCCTGATTTCGGACGACAATTTCTCGCCGCTCCAGCGCAACGTGCTGCTGCGCTTCGCGGTGGCGGCCTGAGGATCAAGGCGCGTTTTGCACGGCCGGTTGCCTGTGGCAGTTGCTCGCTCAACCCGGCCGCACTTGACCCCTCCCAACCCTCCCCCGCAAGCGGGAGAGGGCTTTTCCCGCCCGGTTTCCATGCGGTGCATAACAGCCCGCGCAACGGGCCCCCTCTCCCGCCTGCGGGGGAGGGGTGGGGAGGGGGAAGATGCACCCTACGACTTCAACGCAGGCGTCTCAGCCCTCCGTCCCGATCCGGCCGGCCTCCCAGCCGAGTATCGCGCGCTTGCGGGTGAGGCCCCAGTGATAGCCGGTGAGATCGCCATTCTTGCCGAGCACGCGGTGGCAGGGCACCACGAAGGAGATGGGGTTCTTGCCCACCGCCGCGCCCACGGCGCGGGCGGCGGAGGGCTTGCCCACGTGTCCGGCTATGGTCGAATAGGTGGTGGCCCGGCCCATGGGAATGCGCAGCAGCGTCTCCCACACCCGGATCTCGAAGTCCGTGCCGATGAAGACGATGCGCAGCGGCTGCTCTTCCCGCCACGCCTCGGGGTTGAATATGCGCGACACCAGCGGCGCGGTGGCGGTGGGGTCCTCCAGATACGTGGCGTAGGGCCAGCGCCGGCGCATGTCGGCCAGCGCCGCCTCCTCCTCGCCCGCATCCGCGAAGGCAAGGCCGCAGAGGCCGCGCGGCGTACACATGGCGAGGGCCGTGCCGAAGGGCGAGGGATGGAGGCCGTAGCGGATGACCAGCCCCGCACCGCCCGTCTTCCACTCGCCCGGCGACATGGCCTCATGCACCACGAAGAGGTCGTGCAGGCGGCCGGGACCGGAGAGGCCCAGCTCCAGCGCCGCATCGAGCACGTTCGGGCATTCGGCCAGCACCTGCCGGGCGCGGTCCAGCGTCACCGCCTGAAGGAACGCCTTGGGGGTGAGGCCGCACCAGCGGCGGAAAAGATCGGTGAGCGCGCGCGGCGTCACGCCCGCGGCGGCGGCGATGGCTTCCACCTCGGGCTGGTCGCGCACGTGATGGGTCACATAAGCGACGGCGCGGCGCACCACGTCATAATCGGCGGCGCAGATGTCGAGGGCGGCGGCCGGACCTGCGACCATGCCGGCCAGCGGGCGGGGCAGTTCAAGCGGCAGGGTGGTCTGGGCGGTCAGGTCGAGCACGGGCGTTCTTCCCCTTCGGACGTTTCGTGCCATCACAGCACCGGCCGCGCCAGCGGGCCACCCGATTTCACCGCCGCGCGCCCCGATCAGAAATGGGTGCGGGTGACGCCGCGCTTCACCTCGCTCAGGGCATGGGTGAGGTCATCGGCCAGCGCGCCCTTCTGGATAGGACCGAGGAAGCCGCCGACCGGCGTCTCCCGTCCCTGCGAGACGAGGGCCAGGGCGAGCGTGCCGTGGTCCTCGTCATCCTGCCGCTTCACCCGCGTCCAGAAGGGATTCATGCGCGCCTCCCAGCCTTTCCCCCGCGCGGGCACATGGCGCACTTCCACGAGGCTCGGGGTGATGCGGATGAATTCGCGCGCGTCCGCCGCCCGGAAGTTGGCCTTGAAGGCCCAATAGACCAAGAGCACATCGAGCCCGAAGAAGCCGAAGATAGGCCAGGCGCCCATGGCGAGGAACATTACACCCGAGCCGAAGCTGAGGCCGCCGATGATGAGCATGACGATGACGAAGCCCCGCTTCGACAACGAGCGATGCGGGGCGAGTGTGGCGGCGAAAACCGTGGGCTCCTCGTCCGGAACGACGGGCGGGTCGTTGGCGTCGGTCATGGCTGCACAGTATACGTGAAAAATGCCGCGAAAGACGACTGGCTCCGCGCCGCCTCCCGTGCCCGCCAAGGCCACCGGCCGCAAGGCGGCCCCTGTCGCCCCGTCCGACCAGAAGGAAGCGCCGGCAAAAGCGGCGAAAGCCGGCGCGGGCAAGGAGACCGGCGCCCGCACGGTGATGCCGGCCAAGGCCAATGCAGGAGCGCCGAAAGCGACCGCTCCGAAGACTGGGGCGTCACTCGCCTCCCCGGCTCCCGCCACGAAGGCCACTGCCAAGGCTGTGTCGAGCACCAAAGCCGCATCGACCACGAAGCCCCGCAAGGCGCCGGCCAGCACGCGATCCGGCCTCGCGCCGCCCAAGGGGCTCAAGGCGAAGGCCGAGGCGGCGGGGCTCGCGCCCGGTGCCGCAAAGCCCCGCCGCCGGGCGGTGGCCAATGCGGCGGCGGCGGTGCACGGGCGCACCGTCACGCCCTGGAGCGACGACGACATCTTCGAGGCCTTCTCCCGCTTCGAGCGGCTGAACCCGGAGCCGAAGGGCGAGCTGGAATATCACGACCCCTTCACTTTGCTGGTGGCGGTGGTTCTCTCCGCGCAGGCGACAGACGTCGGCGTCAACAAGGCGACGCGCGGCCTCTTCGCCGCCGCCCCGACGCCCAAGGCCATGTTCGCGCTCGGCGAGGAAGGGGTCGCGCAGTTCATCCGCACCCTCGGCCTCTATCGCGGCAAGGCGAAGAATGTGGTGGAGCTGTCCCGCCTGCTGCTGGAGAAGCACGACGGCGTGGTGCCGCCGGACCGCGAGGCACTGGAGGCGCTGCCCGGCGTCGGTCGCAAGACGGCGAATGTGGTGCTGAACATCGCCTTCGGCCTGCCCACCATTGCGGTGGACACCCACCTCTTCCGCGTCGCGAACCGCACCGGGCTCGCGCCGGGGGCGACGCCGCTGGACGTGGAGCTGGCGCTCGAAAAGCGCATCCCCGACCGCTTCAAGCTGCACGCCCACCACTGGCTGATCCTGCACGGGCGCTACATCTGCAAGGCCCTGCGCCCCGACTGTCCCATCTGTCCCATCAACGACCTCTGCCGCTGGCCGGACAAGCCGATCTGAGCCCGCTCAGGCCGAGACCTTCCGCCCCTCGATCAGCGGCCCCTGCCCCATGCCGGCGCCGGGCACCGGGGCAAGGCGGCGGTGGAGGTGGACCATCAGCGCCGTGCCGTAGACCGGCGTGATGAGGTTGAGGAAGGGGATGAACAGCACCGGCACGATGAGCAGGCCGGCGAGGAAGACCTGAACCGCATGCGCCTGCCGCAGCGCCCGCGCCTCTTCCGGCGTGCGATAGCGCATGGCCGCCAGCTCGAAATATTCGCGGCTGAGCAGATAGGCGTTGGCGACATAGAAGATGATGATGTTGACGCCCGGCACCAGCAGCAGGAAGAGCGCGCCGAGGTTCACCGCCAGCACCACGCCGAAGAAGCGGATGGAGGCGAGGATGGAGCGGCCCAGCGGCTGCGGGCGGCCGAGGGGATCGTTGGGATAGCTCTCCTTCTCCACCGCCTCGGCCACGTCGTCGAGGAAGAGGCCCGCCACCAGCGAGGAGGCCGCCGGCGTCAGATAGAGCGCGCCGAACACGAGGCCGAGCCCGCCGAGGATGGCGACCAGCGTGTCGAGCCAGGGATAGGGCAGCGTCGCCAGATGCTGGAGGGCCGCGTTGAGGCCGATGGCCATCACGATCAGCAGGCCGATGGCGAGCGCGACCGACTTCAGGAGGACGCCGCGCAGAAGCGGCGAGAAGACCTGACCGAAGGCGGTGATGGCGGCAGAGAACATCGGGGCTCCCACAAGATGCACCGGTAACCGGCGCCCTTCAGGTGGGCATGGCGTGCCCGCGGCTCAAGGGGCATGCCCGGCGGCGGGCGGGGGACCGCCGCCGGGGCCCGTCGCTCAGAGGCTCACGGATGGCAGTGCAGGCCACCATAGGGGCCGCGGTAGCAGACACCGCCGCGCGCATACCACCAGTCGATGAAGAGGCTGGCGCTGGTGCCGGTGGCCGGCTTGTCATCGCTCAGCGTGCGGTACGTATAAGTGAGCGTGTCGCCGCTCAGCACCGGATTGGTCAGCTCGACCACGGCAGTGACCGGCTTGCCATCCACCGTGACGGAGAGGGTGGCGTTCGGCGGATCGCGCTCGAAGCTGTCCTTGCCGGCATTCCAGAACTTGGTGAACTCGGCGGTGGGGGTGTCGCCGGTCATGCGCTCGGGGCGATCGGCGAACATGAGCGTCTGGGGGGCGACGCCCTTGAGGGTGAGGGTCTTGTCGCTGACCGTCACGGAATCGGCCACCTGCACGAACAGCCAGTTGGCCGGCTTCATCGGCTCGGTGGTTCCCTTCATGTCCTGGGCCTGAGCCCCCGACACGGCGCAGGCCATTCCAAAGAGGATGGCGCAGATTTTGGCTTTCAAAGACATGGGCACCGGTCTCCAGCGTGCCGGGCGTCAACGCCCGAGACACGGTAGCACCCTACGCACAAGCGTGATCTTTGCAATGAATTCGCAATTGCATTCAGGGCCTTAGTATATTTCCGGACGAACGCGCGCTCCGGCCGGGAACCGCACGGCAGGTTCGCTTTCCGCGCGTGTCAGGGCGTGATGCGAACCGGGAAATCCAGATGCCGGATGCCGGCGCCGGGGAAGCGCGCCTTGTACTGGGCCTTCACCTCGCCGACCTTGGACTGCGCATCGGGCGTGTTGGGATGCACCAGCAGGACCATCTTGGTGCCCGCATGCAGCATGGCCGCGATGCCGCCGGCCGCGCCCGCGCCCTGGCCGTAGGCGTCCAGCACCGTCATCCCGTCGGGAAAGCGCGGGCGCACCACGTCTTCCATAAACTGGGCGAACTGCTGTTCGCTGACGCCCGCGCCATCGGCGGTGGAGAGGCTGAAGAAAAGCTGGGTCTCCAGCATCACGCTGTCCGCCCAAGGCGTCGCCGCCCAGCCGGGGCTGGCGGCCGGGGCCGGCGCCTGCCCCTGAGCGGCAGCAGCGGTGAGGCCACAGAGCAGAACCACGGGAACGAGCAGGGGGCGGAACGGCACGGCGGCACTCCTTCGATGTCCCTCAAGTTCTAGTGGCGATACCGCCGCCGTTGAAGAGGCCATCCCGTCTGGCGGGCCTGCGGGCCCGTATCACGCACAGGACATTGGAAACCATGTCCTGATATCCCGCCCTTGACGCTCCCAAACGAGAGGCGCATATGCGAGCGAACGTTCATTCGCACCCTAGGGAAGCTGCGTGACACTCACCGAGCCGCAGGATCACCGGACGGAACAGCGCCAGCGCATCCTCGATGCCGCCGCCACCTGCTTTTCGCGCGAGGGCTTCCACGGCACGTCCATGCAGCAGATCTGCACGGAGGCGGGCATGAGCCCCGGCGCGCTCTATCGCTACTTCCCCTCCAAGGAAGCGATCATCGGCGCCATCGTGGAGGCCGAGCGCGCGGAGCGCACCCGCCTGTTCGACGCGCTGCGCCAGTCGGAGAGCCTCATGGCCGGCCTCACCGCCGCCATGGCGGAACTGCTCACGGGGACGCAGTCCATGTGCGACCGCCTGGGCGCGGAGATCTTCGCGGAAGGGTCGCGCAATCCCAAGCTGCGCGAGCTTCTCGATCCGATGGAGCGCGAAAGCCATCAGATGCTGCGGGACCTGCTCGCCGAGGCGCAGCGGCGCGGGGAGATCGCGGCCGACGTCGATCTCGAAGCGCTGCAGGTGCTGCTGCTCGCCATCGGCGACGGGCTGATGCTCAACCATCAGAGATGGCCGCACTTCGACATTCCCGGCCGCCTCGCCGCCCTGTCAGGCCTGATGGGCCGCATGATCTCGCCGCGCGGGACGGATGTGCCATGAGCCCTCGTCCCGCCACCATTGCCGCGCGCACTGTGCGCAACCTCCGGTTCATCCGTTCCTTCGGAGACGCTTCCATGTCCGCCCGTCCGGCGCCTGTCCGCTTCCGCCTGCTCGCCGCGCTCACCGTCCTGAGCTTTGCGTCGGGACCGTTCGCACCAGCCCAGGCGGCGGCGCCGCAGGCCAAGGGCCTGACCATCAGCGTGGTGCGCCCCGAGAAGCAGGAACTGCACGATACCCTGCTCGTCACCGGCTCCCTGCTGCCGCGCGAGGAAATCCAGGTGGGGCCGGAAATCGAGGGCTACCGCCTCACCGAAATCCTCGCCGAGGTGGGGGACACGGTCCAGAAGGGGCAGGTGCTCGCCCGCCTGTCCCGTGACGTGCTCGACACCCAGCTCGCGCAGAACACCGCCAATGCCGCGAAGGCCAAGGCCACCATCGCCCAGCAGCGCGCGGCGCTCGATCAGGCGCTGGCGCAGGAGACGGAAGCCAATTCCGCCGCCGAGCGTACCCGCCAGTTGCGCAAGACCGGCGTCTCCACGCAGGAGACCCTGGACGAGCGTGAGCGCGCCGTGAAGGTCACCGCCGCGCAGGTGGTCGCCGCCCGGGAGAGCCTCAAAGCCGCCGAGGCCGATGCCGTGCTGGTGCAGGCCCAGCGGGCCGAACTGGAGCTGAAGCTCCAGCGCACCGAGGTGCGGGCTCCGGAAGCCGGGCTCATCCTCGCCCGCGACGCCCGCATCGGCGCCATCGCCTTGTCCACCCGCAGCGAGCCGCTGTTCCGCATCGCCAAGGACGGCGCCATCGACCTCGACGCGGAAGTGCCCGAGGTCGCCCTGCCCCGCCTCGCGGTCGGCCAGACCGTCGCCGTGACGCCGGCCGGCTTCAACCGGTCGGTGGAGGGCAAGGTGCGCCTCATCTCGGCGGAAGTGGACAAGGCGACCCGTCTCGGCCGCGCCAAGATCGCCCTGCCCACCCAGCCCGACCTGCGGCCGGGCGCCTTCGCCCGCGGCGTGGTGCTGCTGGACCGCCGCTGGGGCCTTTCTGTGCCGCAGTCCGCGGTCATGTTCGACGCCAACGGCGCCTACATCCTCGTTGTGAAGGACGGCGTCATCCATGAACGCCGCGTGCACACGGGCATCAAGACCGGCGGGCGCGTGGAGCTCATCGACGGCGCCCAGCCGGACGATCTCGTCGTGGCGCGTGCGGCCGGTTTCCTGCGCGAAGGCGACAGGGTCACGCCGGCCGAGGCCGGCAAGAGCGTGAGCGAGGCCCGCTGATGGCTCTCAACGTCTCAGCCTGGGCGATCCGCAAGCCCATTCCGTCCCTCGTCCTGTTCGTCGTGCTGACGGCGCTGGGACTGGTGCATTTCCGCTCCCTGCCCGTCACGCAGATGCCGAACATCGACATCCCCATCGTGATGGTGACCATCAGCCAGCCGGGCGCCGCGCCCAGCGAACTGGAGACGCAGGTCACCAAGAAGGTGGAGAACGCCATCGCCGGCGTCGCCGGCGTCAAGCACATCACCTCCTCCATCTCCGACGGCACCTCGGTGACCACGGTGGAGTTCCATCTGGAGACCATGGTGGACCGCGCGGTGAACGACAGCCGCGACGCCGTCACCAAGATCCGCTCGGAACTGCCGCAGAGCATCGAGGAGCCGCAGGTCCAGCGCGTGGACATCGAAGGCCTGCCCATCGTCACCTATGCGGTGTCGGCCCCCTCCATGAGCACCGAAGAGGTCTCCTGGTTCGTGGACGACACCATCGCCCGCGCCGTTCAGGGCGTTCGTGGCGTGGCGCAGGTGAAGCGCGAGGGCGGCGTCAACCGGGAGATCCGCGTCTCGCTCGATCCCGAGCGCCTGACCGCGCTCGGCATCACCGCCGCCGAAGTGAGTCGCCAGCTGCGGGCCACGAACGTCGATGTCTCCGGCGGCCGGGGACAGCTCGGCACGCAGGAGCAGACCATCCGCACGCTGGCCGGCGCCGCCAACATGGAGCAGCTCGGCAACACGCGCATCGCCCTCAGCAACGGACGCTACGTGCGCCTCAGCGACCTCGGCACCGTCACCGACGGGGCGGCCGAGCAGCGGGTGTTCGCGCGTCTCGACGGCAAGCCGGTGGTGGCCTTCGGCGTCTACCGCGCCAAGGGCTTCTCGGACGTGGTGGTCTATGACCGGGTGGGCGAGGAACTGAAGAGGCTTGAGGCGCGCTATCCCGCCGTCACCATCACCGAGATCGACACCACGGTGCGCTACACCAAGTCCGACTACCAGTCGGCCATGCACACGCTGATCGAGGGCGCGATCCTCGCGGTGATCGTGGTGTTCCTGTTCCTGCGCGACTGGCGGGCGACCATCATCACCGCCACCGCCATCCCGCTCTCCATCCTGCCCACCTTCTGGATCATGGACACGCTCGGCTTCTCGCTGAACGGCGTCAGCCTGCTGGCCATCACGCTGGTCACGGGCATCCTGGTGGACGACGCCATCGTGGAGATCGAGAACATCGTCCGCCACATGCGGGAGGGCAAATCGCCCTATCGCGCCGCCATCGAGGCGGCGGACGAGATCGGCCTTGCCGTTGTGGCGACCACCCTCACCATCGCGGCGGTGTTCGCGCCCGTGTCCTTCATGGGCGGCATCGCGGGCCAGTATTTCAAGCAGTTCGGCCTGACGGTGGCCATCGCCGTGCTGTTCTCGCTGCTGGTGGCGCGCCTCATCACGCCGCTGCTGGCGGCCTATTTCCTGCGCGACACCGGACACCGGGAGAGCGAGGACGGCTTCATCATGCGCCGGTACGTGACCCTGCTGGGCTGGTCGGTGCGGCACCGCTTCGCCACCATCCTCATGGGCTTTGCGGTGTTCGCGGGCAGCATCTATCTGGCCACCCTGCTGCCCTCCGGCTTCCTGCCGGCCAACGACATCTCGCGCTCGCTGCTCTCGGTGGAACTGCCCCCCGGCTCCACCATCGAGGAGACGCAGGAGGTGGCGGACCGCATCACCGCCATCATGGCCGCCCAGCCGGAAGTGGCGAGCGTCTATGCCACCGCAGGCGGAGGCGGACAGGGCGGCTTCGCCATGACGGCGGGCGAGGTGCGCAAGGCGCAGGTGGTCATCAACCTGAAGCCGCGCTCGGAGCGCAGCACCGCCCAGAAGGCGTTCGAGAGCCGGGTGAGCGCCGAGCTCAGGGCCATACCCGACGTCCGCTACAGCTGGAGCCAGGACGGGCAGACCACCAATCGCGGCTTTGCCGTCATCCTTTCCGGCGCCGATGGCGCGGCGGTGGAGAAGGCGGCGCTGGCGCTGGAGGCGCAGGTGCGCGACCGGGTGCCGGAGCTGACCAATGTGGTGTCCAGCGCCGCGCTGGACCGGCCCGAAATCCGCATCGTGCCCAAGCTCGACCAGGCGGCGGAACTCGGCGTCTCGGTGGACACCATCGCCGAGACCGTGCGCATCGCCACCATCGGCGACGTGGAGGCGAACCTCGCCAAATTCTCCGCCAAGGACCGGCAGGTGGACATCCGCGTGGAACTCGACGAGCGCGCCCGCCGCGACCTCTCGACCTTCGACGCTCTGAAGGTGCCCACCGCTTCCGGCGGGGCCGTGCCGCTGACCACGGTGGCGGACGTCACCTTCGGCAAGGGGCCGACCTCGCTCGACCGCTACGACCGCGCCCGGCGCATCGCGGTGGAAGCCGATCTCGTGGGCACCGCTCCGCTCGGCAATGCGCTGGAGAAGGTGTTCGCCTTGCCCGCCGCCCGCGACCTGCCCCCCGGCGTGACGCTCAAGGAGACCGGCGACGCCGAGATCATGGGCGAGGTGTTCAGCGGCTTCGCCCTCGCCATGGGCGCGGGCATCATGCTGGTGCTGGCGGTGCTGGTGCTGCTGTTCGCGGACCTGCTCCAGCCCATCACCATCCTGATCTCGCTGCCCCTCTCGGTGGGCGGCGCCTTCATTGCCTTGCTGCTGACCGGCAATTCGGTCTCGCTGCCGGTGGTCATCGGCTTCCTCATGCTCATGGGCATCGTGACCAAGAACGCCATCCTGCTGGTGGACTTCGCCATCGAGGCCATGAAGCATGGCGAGAGCCGTTTCGATGCCCTCATGGAATCCGGCCGCAAGCGCGCCCAGCCCATCGTCATGACCACCATCGCCATGGCGGCCGGCATGGTGCCCTCCGCCATCGGCCTCGGCGAAGGCGGTTCCTTCCGTGCGCCCATGGCCATCGCGGTGATCGGCGGCCTCATCGCCTCCACCGTACTGTCGCTGGTGTTCGTGCCGGCGGTCTTCACGGTGATGGACGACCTCAGCCGCTTCGCCGGACGCCACCTGAGCCGCTTCGTCGGGGCCAAGGACGAGCCCGAGACCCACGCGGCCCCGCCGGCCAAGCCCCAGTTGCACCGCGCGGCCGAATAGCCGCCGGTTCGCGAGCCCTGCCCGCCACGCAATTCACATCTGCGCGGCGGGCTTAAATCCAACTCACCTTATATGTTGACTTGTTCGTCAAACCGAACGATTGTGCGTCGCATCGAGGCCCGATAACGGACGGGTGACGCCCATGATGTGCCGCTGCTGCTGTTGATGTCTGTCCCCCGAGGACAAGACCCGCCCTGCGACCCGCATCCTGTTCGGCCCATTCCCGCTCCGCCTGGTACAAAGTCCGTCACGACGAACGGCCTCCCCCTGCGCAGCGAACGTGCCGGTTGACGACCGGAGGTAAACGTGAACGCTCCCCTGTCCATCGCGCCGCAGCCCGCCGGCGCCGCCGGAGCCCAAGCCCCCGTGACCGACGCCCCCGTGCCCCACGCTCCTGCGGTGATCCGTTTCGAGCGGATCGAGAAGACATACCCCGCCCGCGCCGCCTCGGGCGCCGTGGCGGCGCTTCAGGATGTGAACCTCACCGTTCCCGAAGGCGCCATCGTCGGCGTGATCGGGCGCTCCGGCGCCGGCAAGTCCACCCTCATTCGCCTCGTGAACGGGCTGGAGCGGGCGACCTCGGGCCGCCTGATCGTGGACGGCACCGAAATCACCGCGCTCGACGAGGGGGGCCTGCGCGCGGCCCGGCGCTCCATCGGCATGATCTTCCAGCACTTCAACCTGCTGGCCCGCCGCACCGCCTTCGGAAATGTCGCCCTGCCGCTGGAAATCGCCGGCGTGCCGTCGCGCGAGATCAAGGCGCGGGTGGAGCCGCTGCTCGACCTCGTGGGCCTCGGCGACAAGCGCGACCGCTATCCCGCCGAACTCTCCGGCGGCCAGAAGCAGCGCGTCGGCATCGCCCGCGCCCTTGCCATGCGCCCGCGC
The Azorhizobium caulinodans ORS 571 genome window above contains:
- a CDS encoding DUF3574 domain-containing protein; translated protein: MPFRPLLVPVVLLCGLTAAAAQGQAPAPAASPGWAATPWADSVMLETQLFFSLSTADGAGVSEQQFAQFMEDVVRPRFPDGMTVLDAYGQGAGAAGGIAAMLHAGTKMVLLVHPNTPDAQSKVGEVKAQYKARFPGAGIRHLDFPVRITP
- a CDS encoding esterase-like activity of phytase family protein, whose protein sequence is MRLVSRRTALTSLVAAGGALAAHRAFAKPREFPLDPVRIEVEARDITHFQPMAEAIRFGKLEFRGGLVLTSSYPGFGGISGFALQRDGRRFLAVTDAGLLLDGELATDGDRPTGLANVRACALKDDRGRPLALQGREDAESLTLSPRGVFVGLETINEIWLYPADPMGQIGMRIDVPPGVKALRFNLGLESLAYAAEGPLGGTLIAIGEEGASKSADLPGFLIGGPTPGTFTIAKSGPFNGTDACVGPDGVLYLLERHFSFSTGVLMQVRRFSMSDVKPGARLSGEILFTADMAYEIDNMEGLAVTRNAAGEILLTLISDDNFSPLQRNVLLRFAVAA
- the cobT gene encoding cobaltochelatase subunit CobT; this encodes MAAPTNKTVKTAPKEAPAEPFKRAVAGCFKAIAGVGEFEVSYASERPSLGPDRARLPDLPRRFTAQDAAVLRGHADSMALRLACHDPSVHRRMLPSGDIARAVFEAVEQARVEALGSQRMLGTKNNLTAMLSDRYHRGPYAEITERADAPIQDAVALMVRERLTGQAPPADARKIVDLWRDYIEARADKDLSRLTDVLGDQKKFGEITRDLLTSLEMGEDRGLENEDDNESDEESSGNQEQGDEDAQRSEDDTQDGATEVEAEMSQEELPDSASESEAGPPAEMPDDAELGDSDEAAEPWQPRQPPAHDTKGPEYHAYTTKFDEETSAEELCDAEELTRLRAYLDKQLNNLQGVVARLANRLQRRLLAQQNRAWEFDLEEGVLDPARLSRVVTDPTAALSFKRERDTEFRDTVVTLLIDNSGSMRGRPITVAATCADILARTLERCAVKVEVLGFTTRAWKGGQSREAWLAGGKPANPGRLNDLRHIVYKSADAPWRRARRNLGLMMREGLLKENIDGEALDWAHKRLLGRPEARKILMMISDGAPVDDSTLSVNAGNYLERHLRHIITQIEDRSPVELIAIGIGHDVTRYYKRAVTIVDAEELGGAMTEKLAELFDDKPAPAPRGRRLH
- a CDS encoding methylated-DNA--[protein]-cysteine S-methyltransferase, coding for MVAGPAAALDICAADYDVVRRAVAYVTHHVRDQPEVEAIAAAAGVTPRALTDLFRRWCGLTPKAFLQAVTLDRARQVLAECPNVLDAALELGLSGPGRLHDLFVVHEAMSPGEWKTGGAGLVIRYGLHPSPFGTALAMCTPRGLCGLAFADAGEEEAALADMRRRWPYATYLEDPTATAPLVSRIFNPEAWREEQPLRIVFIGTDFEIRVWETLLRIPMGRATTYSTIAGHVGKPSAARAVGAAVGKNPISFVVPCHRVLGKNGDLTGYHWGLTRKRAILGWEAGRIGTEG
- a CDS encoding sulfate transporter family protein; amino-acid sequence: MFSAAITAFGQVFSPLLRGVLLKSVALAIGLLIVMAIGLNAALQHLATLPYPWLDTLVAILGGLGLVFGALYLTPAASSLVAGLFLDDVAEAVEKESYPNDPLGRPQPLGRSILASIRFFGVVLAVNLGALFLLLVPGVNIIIFYVANAYLLSREYFELAAMRYRTPEEARALRQAHAVQVFLAGLLIVPVLFIPFLNLITPVYGTALMVHLHRRLAPVPGAGMGQGPLIEGRKVSA
- the nth gene encoding endonuclease III — encoded protein: MPAKANAGAPKATAPKTGASLASPAPATKATAKAVSSTKAASTTKPRKAPASTRSGLAPPKGLKAKAEAAGLAPGAAKPRRRAVANAAAAVHGRTVTPWSDDDIFEAFSRFERLNPEPKGELEYHDPFTLLVAVVLSAQATDVGVNKATRGLFAAAPTPKAMFALGEEGVAQFIRTLGLYRGKAKNVVELSRLLLEKHDGVVPPDREALEALPGVGRKTANVVLNIAFGLPTIAVDTHLFRVANRTGLAPGATPLDVELALEKRIPDRFKLHAHHWLILHGRYICKALRPDCPICPINDLCRWPDKPI
- a CDS encoding DUF2244 domain-containing protein, with product MTDANDPPVVPDEEPTVFAATLAPHRSLSKRGFVIVMLIIGGLSFGSGVMFLAMGAWPIFGFFGLDVLLVYWAFKANFRAADAREFIRITPSLVEVRHVPARGKGWEARMNPFWTRVKRQDDEDHGTLALALVSQGRETPVGGFLGPIQKGALADDLTHALSEVKRGVTRTHF